A window of the Sphingobacteriales bacterium genome harbors these coding sequences:
- a CDS encoding 50S ribosomal protein L9, producing MEVILKVDVEHLGSAGEIVNVKPGYARNYLLPKQLAILATESNKKMHAELQKQARYRIEKELAAARETAEKLAKITLKLPVKVGTTGKLFGSITNLQVARVLKDLGYDIDRKNITFLDEIKELGKYRISVKINKELSVEMNLNVVRDEEKDSE from the coding sequence ATGGAAGTAATTCTTAAAGTTGATGTTGAACATCTGGGTTCAGCCGGTGAGATAGTGAATGTTAAACCTGGTTATGCAAGAAATTATCTTCTTCCAAAGCAGTTAGCCATCCTTGCAACGGAATCAAACAAAAAAATGCACGCTGAGCTTCAGAAACAAGCCAGATACAGAATTGAAAAAGAATTGGCAGCTGCCCGCGAAACTGCTGAAAAACTTGCCAAGATAACATTGAAACTTCCTGTAAAGGTTGGAACAACCGGTAAATTATTTGGCTCTATCACCAACCTGCAGGTGGCCCGCGTGTTAAAAGATCTTGGATACGATATTGACAGAAAAAATATTACCTTCCTTGATGAAATAAAGGAACTCGGGAAATACCGCATTTCTGTAAAAATCAATAAGGAGCTTTCTGTCGAAATGAACCTGAATGTGGTTCGTGACGAAGAAAAAGATTCCGAATAA
- a CDS encoding aldehyde:ferredoxin oxidoreductase — translation MNIESYKAQRKLLKEYKYKWAPVIRGYNNRTLYINLSTKEVSEKPVTELMKEKFIGGKGFGLKLLWEATKPDTKWNDPENEIVINTGPICGITQYSGTGKSLVVTISPQTDIVIDSNVGGYFGPFMKFSGFDSLELQGKAEKDVIIIIDKTTETIRIEEAPAEPLDSHVLAELLHEMYADDEKDKKNVSVVSAGSAADHSLIGMLNFSFYDVKRKKVRLKQAGRGGIGTVFRDKKIKALVAKVDGITGNLNNVVDLEAIMERGRRFNREMRELDHKQSRMKEVGTAHLTNIMNDYDLFPTHNFKFGSHKDAINVHSDRYKERFTQGVPDGCWIGCNMSCAKGVDEFVLQTGPYKGQKVIVDGPEYETAASLGSNAGIFDPDWTIEANFYCDTYGICTITWGTILGFVMECYEEGILNKERTGGLELNFGNMHAAMELLHQVARGEGFGKIAGLGVRKMKEMFIEKGWGDPQFLFDIAMENKGLEYSQYVSKESLAQQGGYAMTNKGPQHDEAWLIFMDMVNNQIPTFEDKAEALHYFPMFRTWFGLQGLCKLPWNDVEPENNAETDEPAKVPEHVDNYVTIYNAVTGQHIDKHELVRQSERVYNYQRIFNIRRGYGLRKHDAQPYRAAGPVTEEEYLSRQERYDTQLKEKWGIDPTGLSLQEKMRLTRKFREEQYEKLLDAVYTRRGWNLNGVPKIEHLKNIGMDLPELIEVVSPLQ, via the coding sequence ATGAACATTGAATCATATAAAGCACAACGCAAGCTCCTGAAGGAGTATAAATACAAATGGGCACCGGTTATCAGAGGATATAATAACCGTACCTTATACATAAACCTGAGCACCAAAGAAGTATCTGAAAAACCTGTTACTGAGCTGATGAAAGAGAAATTCATCGGAGGTAAGGGTTTCGGATTGAAGCTGCTGTGGGAGGCTACCAAACCGGATACAAAATGGAATGATCCTGAAAATGAGATTGTTATTAATACCGGGCCTATTTGTGGCATTACCCAGTATTCGGGGACCGGCAAATCGCTGGTGGTTACCATTTCACCACAAACCGACATCGTGATCGACAGCAATGTCGGGGGATATTTTGGCCCTTTTATGAAGTTCAGCGGCTTTGATTCTCTCGAACTTCAGGGTAAAGCCGAAAAAGATGTAATTATTATCATCGACAAAACGACAGAAACCATTCGTATTGAAGAAGCACCGGCTGAACCGCTCGATAGCCATGTTTTGGCTGAATTGCTTCATGAAATGTATGCCGATGATGAAAAAGACAAGAAAAATGTTTCAGTAGTATCTGCAGGTTCAGCAGCCGACCATTCCCTGATTGGCATGTTGAATTTCAGCTTTTATGACGTAAAACGTAAAAAAGTCAGGCTAAAGCAAGCCGGCAGGGGCGGAATCGGAACAGTGTTCAGAGATAAAAAAATTAAGGCGCTGGTTGCAAAGGTTGATGGAATCACCGGCAATCTTAACAATGTGGTTGATCTGGAAGCCATCATGGAGCGTGGCCGCAGATTTAACCGCGAAATGAGGGAACTCGACCACAAACAAAGCCGGATGAAAGAAGTCGGAACAGCCCACCTGACCAACATTATGAACGATTATGATTTGTTTCCTACCCATAATTTCAAATTCGGGAGCCATAAAGACGCCATTAATGTGCATTCTGACAGATACAAAGAACGCTTTACACAGGGTGTTCCTGATGGTTGCTGGATTGGTTGTAATATGAGTTGTGCCAAGGGTGTCGATGAATTTGTATTACAGACAGGCCCCTATAAAGGTCAGAAGGTGATTGTGGACGGCCCTGAATATGAAACTGCTGCTTCACTTGGCAGCAATGCCGGAATTTTCGACCCCGACTGGACTATCGAGGCCAATTTCTATTGTGATACTTATGGAATTTGTACTATTACATGGGGAACTATCCTCGGCTTCGTCATGGAATGTTATGAGGAAGGTATTTTGAACAAGGAGCGTACTGGCGGCCTTGAACTGAATTTCGGGAACATGCACGCTGCTATGGAACTGCTCCATCAGGTAGCAAGAGGTGAGGGTTTTGGAAAAATTGCCGGACTGGGTGTGAGAAAAATGAAGGAAATGTTTATCGAAAAAGGCTGGGGCGATCCTCAGTTCCTTTTTGATATTGCCATGGAAAACAAAGGCCTTGAATACAGCCAGTATGTCTCAAAAGAATCGCTGGCACAGCAGGGAGGATATGCCATGACCAACAAAGGGCCTCAGCACGATGAAGCCTGGCTGATTTTTATGGATATGGTCAACAATCAGATTCCTACCTTTGAAGATAAAGCTGAAGCGTTGCATTATTTCCCGATGTTCCGTACCTGGTTTGGCCTTCAGGGTCTTTGCAAACTCCCGTGGAACGATGTGGAACCGGAAAATAATGCCGAGACAGATGAGCCCGCAAAAGTTCCTGAACATGTGGACAATTATGTGACCATCTATAATGCCGTAACCGGTCAGCATATTGATAAACACGAGCTGGTCAGGCAAAGTGAACGGGTGTATAATTATCAGAGAATCTTTAATATACGAAGAGGATACGGACTTCGTAAACACGATGCCCAGCCCTATCGTGCCGCAGGGCCTGTTACTGAAGAAGAATACCTGAGCCGTCAGGAAAGATATGATACCCAGTTGAAGGAAAAATGGGGAATAGATCCCACAGGATTGAGTTTACAGGAAAAAATGAGGCTGACGCGCAAGTTCCGTGAAGAGCAATATGAAAAACTGCTGGATGCTGTCTATACCCGCAGGGGATGGAATCTGAACGGGGTGCCTAAAATCGAGCATCTGAAGAATATCGGGATGGATTTACCGGAACTGATTGAGGTGGTTTCGCCCTTGCAATAA
- a CDS encoding 30S ribosomal protein S6: MKKHYETMFIVTPLVTESQLKETVARIKDLMTQNGAEIYHEEDWGLRKLAYPIKKKTSGYYFLFEFLSDPAFIQRLETEYNREERILRYLTTALDKFAIEYNEKRRKEGKRPEKAKDVTETTTF, translated from the coding sequence TACGAAACAATGTTTATCGTTACACCGTTGGTTACTGAAAGTCAGCTGAAAGAAACAGTAGCCCGCATCAAAGATTTGATGACCCAGAACGGTGCTGAAATTTATCATGAAGAAGATTGGGGTTTAAGGAAGCTTGCCTATCCCATTAAAAAGAAAACTTCAGGATATTATTTCCTTTTTGAATTTTTAAGCGATCCGGCATTTATCCAGCGGCTCGAAACGGAGTATAACCGTGAAGAAAGGATACTACGTTACCTGACCACTGCTTTGGATAAATTTGCCATTGAGTACAATGAAAAAAGGAGAAAGGAAGGCAAAAGGCCCGAAAAAGCTAAAGATGTAACAGAAACAACAACCTTTTAA
- a CDS encoding 30S ribosomal protein S18 has protein sequence MAAQQYKNIFINITPKERPKRKKYCWFKKNNIRYIDYKDPDFLLRYVDENGKIIPRRYTGTSLKYQRRLASAIKKARHLALLPFVSDSLK, from the coding sequence ATGGCTGCACAGCAATATAAAAATATCTTCATTAACATTACACCCAAGGAAAGACCGAAAAGAAAAAAATATTGTTGGTTTAAGAAAAACAATATCAGGTATATAGATTACAAAGATCCTGATTTTCTGCTCAGGTATGTTGATGAAAACGGGAAAATCATTCCACGCAGGTACACCGGCACCTCCCTGAAATATCAGCGTAGGCTGGCATCTGCAATAAAGAAGGCAAGACATCTTGCACTTTTACCCTTTGTGTCTGATTCATTAAAATAA